In Nonomuraea sp. NBC_00507, the following are encoded in one genomic region:
- the trpS gene encoding tryptophan--tRNA ligase, with amino-acid sequence MARPRVLSGIQPTADSFHLGNYLGAVRQWVTLQETHDAFYCVVDLHAITVPTEPATLRRRSRVAAAQLFAAGLDPERSTVFVQSHVREHTELAWVLICLTGMGEAGRMTQFKDKSAKFGESAASVGLFTYPILQAADILLYQANAVPVGADQKQHLELTRDLGQRFNHRFGDTFTLPEPYILKEVEKITDLQDPTSKMSKSSSSPAGILDVLEQPGPLKKKIMRAVTDTGTEVLFDEDDKPGISNLLRIQSALTGTPIPELVARYAGQGYGTFKKDVAEAVVETFTPIRERTEKLLSDEKELDRLLALGAERASAVARQTMAAVRDRVGFLPKL; translated from the coding sequence ATGGCCAGACCTCGTGTACTCTCCGGCATCCAGCCCACTGCGGACTCTTTCCACCTGGGCAACTACCTGGGTGCCGTTCGCCAGTGGGTCACCCTGCAGGAGACCCACGACGCCTTCTACTGCGTGGTCGATCTCCACGCGATCACCGTGCCGACCGAGCCCGCCACCCTGCGCCGCCGCAGCCGCGTGGCCGCCGCACAGCTCTTCGCCGCGGGCCTGGACCCGGAGCGTTCCACGGTCTTCGTGCAGTCGCACGTACGCGAGCACACCGAGCTCGCCTGGGTCCTGATCTGCCTCACCGGCATGGGCGAGGCGGGCAGGATGACGCAGTTCAAGGACAAGTCCGCCAAGTTCGGGGAGAGCGCGGCCAGCGTCGGCCTGTTCACCTACCCGATCCTGCAGGCCGCCGACATCCTGCTCTACCAGGCCAACGCCGTGCCGGTGGGCGCCGACCAGAAGCAGCACCTGGAGCTGACCCGCGACCTGGGGCAGCGTTTCAACCACCGCTTCGGTGACACGTTCACGCTGCCAGAGCCCTACATCCTCAAGGAAGTCGAGAAGATCACCGACCTGCAGGACCCGACGTCGAAGATGTCGAAGTCGTCGTCGAGCCCGGCCGGGATCCTGGACGTCCTTGAGCAGCCGGGCCCGCTGAAGAAGAAGATCATGCGAGCGGTCACGGACACGGGCACGGAGGTCCTGTTCGACGAGGACGACAAGCCCGGCATCTCCAACCTGCTCCGGATCCAGTCCGCGCTGACCGGCACGCCGATCCCTGAGCTCGTCGCCCGCTATGCGGGGCAGGGATACGGCACGTTCAAGAAGGACGTCGCCGAGGCGGTCGTGGAGACGTTCACGCCGATCAGGGAGCGCACGGAGAAGCTGCTGTCGGACGAGAAGGAGCTGGACCGGCTGCTGGCCCTGGGGGCGGAGCGTGCGTCGGCGGTGGCCAGGCAGACCATGGCCGCGGTCCGCGACCGGGTCGGCTTCCTCCCCAAGCTCTGA
- a CDS encoding haloalkane dehalogenase: protein MFKTIDVLDSTIAYEDAGDGIPFVFLHGNPASSHAWRNVLPGVAGPGRRLLAPDLIGMGRSGKPDIPYRFADHARYLDAWFDALELRDVVLVGHDWGGSLAFDWASRHPDRVRGVAFFETILRGMSWGELGEAPRARAETIRGPEGESLVLDQNFLVSTAFTGGVLTPLSDEERAPYLAPYPTRESRRPLLEWARSLPLDGEPADVAERIEGYVKWLGASADVPKLLLTFDSSPTLLITERMAAWCAENIAGLEIEHAGPAGHHATEDRPEAIAAAISAWAARHELG, encoded by the coding sequence ATGTTCAAGACGATCGACGTGCTCGACTCGACCATCGCCTACGAGGACGCGGGCGACGGCATCCCCTTCGTCTTCCTGCATGGCAACCCGGCCTCCTCCCACGCGTGGCGGAACGTGCTGCCGGGAGTGGCCGGCCCCGGTCGCCGCCTGCTCGCCCCGGACCTCATCGGCATGGGCCGCTCGGGCAAGCCCGACATCCCCTACCGGTTCGCCGACCACGCCCGCTACCTCGACGCCTGGTTCGACGCGCTCGAGCTGCGCGACGTGGTGCTGGTCGGTCACGACTGGGGTGGCTCGCTCGCCTTCGACTGGGCCTCCCGCCACCCGGATCGCGTGCGGGGCGTGGCGTTCTTCGAAACCATCCTGCGGGGGATGAGCTGGGGCGAGCTCGGTGAGGCGCCGCGTGCCCGCGCCGAGACCATCCGCGGCCCCGAGGGGGAGTCGCTCGTGCTCGATCAGAACTTCCTCGTGAGCACCGCATTCACGGGAGGCGTGCTGACACCTTTGAGCGATGAGGAAAGGGCGCCCTACCTGGCGCCGTATCCGACGCGCGAGAGCCGACGGCCGTTGCTGGAGTGGGCACGTTCGCTGCCGCTCGACGGCGAGCCGGCCGACGTGGCCGAGCGGATCGAGGGCTACGTCAAGTGGCTGGGGGCCAGCGCCGACGTGCCCAAGCTGCTGCTCACCTTCGACTCCTCGCCGACGCTGCTGATCACGGAGCGGATGGCCGCCTGGTGCGCGGAGAACATCGCCGGCCTGGAGATCGAGCACGCCGGTCCGGCCGGGCACCATGCGACGGAGGACCGGCCGGAGGCCATCGCGGCGGCGATCTCGGCCTGGGCCGCCCGGCACGAGCTGGGCTAG
- a CDS encoding MarR family winged helix-turn-helix transcriptional regulator: MTWDAMDDHQPSARLRRLPSRMLAMIAMQADRLVSEGLAQMDARKWHYAALVALNESGPVSQAELSRRTGIYRSDLVSVINELAERGFVERAPDPADRRRNVITVTERGRGHLERLDKLITELQDDVLAPLTRPEREQLTDLLARVLEHHSRSRAS; encoded by the coding sequence ATGACCTGGGACGCCATGGATGACCACCAACCCTCCGCCCGGCTGCGGCGCCTGCCCAGCCGTATGTTGGCGATGATCGCGATGCAGGCCGACCGGCTCGTGAGCGAAGGGCTGGCCCAAATGGACGCCCGCAAGTGGCACTACGCGGCGCTCGTGGCGCTGAACGAGTCTGGGCCGGTAAGCCAGGCGGAGCTGAGCAGGCGCACCGGCATCTACCGCAGCGACCTGGTCTCCGTGATCAATGAGCTGGCCGAACGCGGCTTCGTCGAGCGCGCGCCCGACCCCGCCGACCGCCGCCGCAACGTCATCACCGTCACCGAGCGGGGCCGCGGGCACCTGGAGCGCCTCGACAAGCTCATCACCGAGCTACAGGACGACGTGCTCGCGCCCTTGACCCGACCGGAACGCGAGCAGCTGACCGACCTCCTGGCCCGCGTTCTGGAGCATCATTCGCGTTCTCGCGCCTCCTGA
- a CDS encoding MarR family winged helix-turn-helix transcriptional regulator has translation MKPDEIDALATLWKETGMSSSLIATLELGKRINRLHLLLEQAVKAELAELGLTYAEFDVLMTLKRAPECRMKPSELSKALLLTSGGISNVLQRLTSAGYVEREANEGDARSRWVQLTDKGQRVAEAGLEASSRAYTEVTAGIPEETVRRAADVLREVLAPMSRRRYR, from the coding sequence GTGAAACCCGATGAGATCGACGCGCTGGCCACCCTCTGGAAAGAGACGGGCATGTCGTCGTCGCTCATCGCCACGCTCGAACTCGGCAAGCGCATCAACCGGCTGCACCTGCTATTGGAGCAGGCGGTCAAGGCGGAGCTCGCGGAACTGGGGTTGACCTACGCCGAGTTCGACGTGCTGATGACGCTGAAGCGGGCGCCGGAGTGCCGGATGAAGCCGAGCGAGTTGTCGAAGGCGCTGCTTCTCACCTCGGGGGGCATCAGCAATGTCCTGCAGCGGCTGACGAGCGCCGGATACGTGGAGCGCGAGGCCAACGAGGGGGACGCGCGCAGCCGCTGGGTGCAGCTGACGGACAAGGGACAGCGCGTGGCCGAGGCGGGCCTGGAGGCCTCGTCGCGGGCGTACACGGAGGTGACGGCCGGGATCCCGGAGGAGACGGTGCGGCGGGCGGCGGACGTGCTCCGTGAGGTCCTGGCCCCGATGAGCCGCCGCCGCTACCGCTAG
- a CDS encoding hemolysin family protein, protein MFDTVAANIALVLLFILIGGFFAAAEMAMVSLRESQVRKLATHGRRGERVAKLTQDPNRFLSAVQIGVTVATMLSAAFGADRLAAQLVPVLETWRVPAAVSPVLALVLVTLAISYVSLVLGELAPKRLALQRAEGLSLYVAPFLDWIATLSRPIIWMLSKSTDGVVRLLGGNPKADREEVTTEELRDMVVGHTDLTADERKLIGEVFAAGKRQLREVMLPRTEVEFMEADTPLVDAAREAARLPHSRFPVYRESYDEVIGFVHVRDILDPELAGRTEPISAVVPIRPAKFVPASKRLLTTLNEMRDEGQHLAIVVDEYGGTAGIVTMEDLVEELIGDIRDEYDIEEDVVVLPAGEIEIDGLTNLNDFATETGIRLPDGPYETLGGFVMAMLGHVPVLGERVEVSGFELTVTELDGRRVARVRVKRRAVVESPPDQDS, encoded by the coding sequence ATGTTTGACACCGTCGCGGCCAACATCGCCCTGGTTCTGCTCTTCATTTTGATCGGGGGCTTCTTCGCCGCGGCCGAAATGGCGATGGTCTCTCTCAGGGAGAGCCAGGTCCGCAAGCTCGCCACCCACGGCCGCCGGGGCGAACGCGTGGCCAAGCTCACTCAGGACCCCAACCGGTTCCTGTCCGCCGTGCAGATCGGCGTCACCGTGGCCACTATGTTGTCGGCCGCGTTCGGCGCCGACCGCCTGGCGGCGCAGCTCGTGCCCGTCCTCGAGACGTGGCGGGTGCCCGCGGCCGTGTCGCCCGTGCTCGCGCTCGTGCTGGTCACGCTGGCGATCTCGTACGTGTCGCTCGTGCTCGGCGAGCTCGCCCCCAAGCGCCTGGCCCTGCAGCGGGCCGAGGGCCTGTCGTTGTACGTGGCGCCGTTCCTGGACTGGATCGCCACCCTGTCGCGCCCGATCATCTGGATGTTGTCGAAGTCCACCGACGGCGTGGTCAGGCTGCTAGGCGGCAATCCGAAGGCCGACAGGGAGGAGGTCACCACCGAGGAGCTGCGCGACATGGTGGTCGGGCACACCGACCTGACCGCCGATGAGCGCAAGCTGATCGGCGAGGTGTTCGCCGCCGGGAAACGGCAGCTCAGGGAGGTGATGCTGCCGCGCACGGAGGTGGAGTTCATGGAGGCCGACACGCCGCTGGTCGACGCGGCGCGCGAGGCCGCCAGGCTGCCGCACTCCCGATTCCCGGTCTACCGCGAGTCGTACGACGAGGTCATCGGCTTCGTCCACGTACGTGACATCCTCGACCCCGAGCTCGCCGGCCGCACCGAGCCCATCAGCGCGGTCGTGCCCATCCGCCCCGCCAAGTTCGTGCCCGCCTCCAAACGCCTGCTGACCACGCTGAACGAGATGCGCGACGAGGGCCAGCACCTGGCGATCGTGGTGGACGAATACGGCGGCACCGCCGGCATCGTCACCATGGAGGACCTGGTCGAGGAGCTGATCGGCGACATCAGGGACGAGTACGACATCGAAGAGGACGTCGTCGTCCTGCCCGCCGGCGAGATCGAGATCGACGGCCTGACGAACCTCAACGACTTCGCCACCGAGACCGGCATCAGGCTTCCCGACGGCCCCTACGAGACGCTGGGCGGGTTCGTGATGGCCATGCTGGGCCACGTGCCCGTCCTCGGTGAACGCGTGGAGGTCTCGGGATTCGAGCTGACCGTCACCGAGCTCGACGGCCGCCGTGTCGCCCGGGTGAGGGTGAAGCGCCGAGCGGTCGTCGAGTCGCCGCCCGACCAGGATTCCTGA
- a CDS encoding malate dehydrogenase: protein MASSATAPVKVTVTGAAGQIGYALLFRIASGQLLGADVPVKLSLLEITPALKAAEGTAMELDDCAFPLLSGIEITDDPNVAFNGANVALLVGAMPRKAGMERGDLLGANGGIFGPQGKAINDHAADDIRVLVVGNPANTNALIAQQHAPDVPADRFTAMTRLDHNRALSQLAAKLQVPVTEIKKMTIWGNHSATQYPDLFHAEVGGKVAAEQVDAEWLKETFIPTVAKRGAAIIEARGASSAASAANAAVDHVYDWVNGTDWTSAAVVSDGSYGVPEGLISSFPVRAANGTFEIIQGLEIDAFSRERIDASVSELEEERTAVKELGLI, encoded by the coding sequence ATGGCGTCGTCAGCCACTGCGCCCGTCAAGGTGACCGTCACCGGAGCCGCCGGCCAGATCGGCTACGCACTGCTGTTCCGCATCGCGTCGGGGCAGCTGCTCGGCGCCGACGTGCCGGTCAAGCTGAGCCTGCTGGAGATCACCCCTGCCCTGAAGGCGGCCGAGGGCACCGCGATGGAGCTGGACGACTGCGCGTTCCCGCTGCTGTCCGGCATCGAGATCACCGACGATCCCAACGTCGCCTTCAACGGGGCCAACGTCGCCCTGCTCGTCGGCGCCATGCCGCGCAAGGCCGGCATGGAGCGCGGCGACCTGCTCGGCGCCAACGGCGGCATCTTCGGGCCTCAGGGCAAGGCGATCAACGACCACGCCGCCGACGACATCAGGGTCCTGGTCGTGGGCAACCCCGCCAACACCAACGCGCTCATCGCCCAGCAGCACGCGCCCGACGTGCCGGCCGACCGCTTCACCGCGATGACGAGGCTCGACCACAACCGCGCGCTGTCGCAGCTCGCCGCCAAGCTCCAGGTCCCGGTCACCGAGATCAAGAAGATGACGATCTGGGGCAACCACTCCGCGACGCAATACCCTGACCTGTTCCACGCCGAGGTCGGCGGCAAGGTCGCGGCCGAGCAGGTCGACGCCGAGTGGCTGAAGGAGACGTTCATCCCGACGGTGGCCAAGCGCGGCGCCGCCATCATCGAGGCACGCGGCGCCTCCTCGGCCGCCTCGGCCGCCAACGCCGCCGTCGACCACGTCTACGACTGGGTCAACGGCACCGACTGGACCTCGGCCGCCGTCGTCTCCGACGGCTCCTACGGGGTGCCCGAGGGCCTCATCTCGTCGTTCCCCGTCCGCGCGGCGAACGGCACGTTCGAGATCATCCAGGGCCTCGAGATCGACGCCTTCTCCCGCGAGCGGATCGACGCCAGCGTCAGTGAGCTGGAGGAGGAGCGCACCGCCGTGAAGGAGCTCGGCCTCATCTGA
- a CDS encoding amidohydrolase family protein produces the protein MTTTTVLIKNGVVIDTEPEPVVLGRADVRIEGGAITEVGPGLPDVPGAEVIDATGRIVLPGFVDTHRHTWQAAIRALLPDTTIQGYMARVLGEIAPNYRPQDMYAGNLAGALECLDAGVTTLLDWTHAQFSPAHTDASVKALRDSGIRAVFGYNYAGGPEGQASETRRVREQLFDGPGLVTIALAALGPEIGGEDRALEEWRLARELGLPVTVHMSTASGLAFLESNGLLDTPTTFVHALEYTDEEFKRIAAAGGTVSLAPVDEMNLALGYPPTGRARAAGIPTGLGADTVICSPGDMFSLMRTIHLLERGRPDGAGLGFTTRDALRMATIEGAQVLGMEESIGSLRPGKQADLVLLRTDRLGMAAAHDPIGAVVLNADTNSVDTVLVAGRVVKRDGQLLHHDLSAVLASLRESADAVVRP, from the coding sequence ATGACAACAACTACCGTGTTGATCAAGAATGGCGTCGTCATCGACACCGAGCCGGAGCCCGTCGTCCTCGGCCGCGCCGACGTGCGGATCGAGGGTGGCGCGATCACCGAGGTGGGCCCCGGCCTGCCGGACGTCCCGGGCGCGGAGGTGATCGACGCGACCGGGCGGATCGTGCTCCCTGGCTTCGTCGACACCCACCGGCACACCTGGCAGGCCGCCATCAGGGCACTCCTGCCCGACACCACCATCCAGGGCTACATGGCGCGCGTCCTCGGCGAGATCGCCCCCAACTACCGCCCACAGGACATGTACGCGGGCAACCTCGCCGGCGCCCTGGAGTGCCTCGACGCGGGCGTTACGACGCTGCTCGATTGGACGCACGCCCAGTTCAGCCCCGCTCACACCGACGCCTCCGTGAAGGCGCTGCGTGACTCCGGCATCAGGGCCGTGTTCGGCTACAACTACGCAGGCGGGCCGGAGGGGCAGGCGAGCGAGACGCGGCGGGTACGCGAGCAGCTGTTCGACGGGCCCGGCCTGGTCACGATCGCCCTCGCCGCCCTGGGGCCGGAGATCGGGGGTGAGGACCGCGCGCTGGAGGAGTGGCGGCTGGCCAGGGAACTGGGCCTCCCGGTCACCGTGCACATGAGCACCGCATCCGGGCTGGCGTTCCTGGAGTCGAACGGGCTGCTCGACACTCCCACCACGTTCGTGCACGCGCTCGAGTACACCGACGAGGAGTTCAAGCGCATCGCCGCCGCCGGGGGCACCGTCTCGCTCGCGCCCGTGGACGAGATGAACCTCGCCCTCGGCTACCCGCCCACCGGCCGGGCCAGGGCAGCCGGGATCCCGACCGGACTCGGCGCGGACACCGTGATTTGCTCGCCCGGCGACATGTTCTCCCTGATGCGGACGATCCACCTGCTCGAACGCGGCCGCCCGGACGGCGCCGGCCTCGGCTTCACCACCCGTGACGCGCTGCGCATGGCCACCATCGAGGGCGCCCAGGTGCTCGGCATGGAAGAGTCGATCGGTTCGCTGCGGCCTGGCAAGCAGGCGGATCTGGTGCTGTTGCGTACGGACCGGCTGGGCATGGCCGCCGCCCACGACCCGATCGGGGCCGTAGTGTTGAACGCCGACACCAATTCCGTCGACACAGTCCTGGTCGCGGGGCGTGTCGTCAAGCGAGATGGGCAGTTGCTCCACCACGACCTATCGGCGGTCCTCGCCTCCCTGCGGGAGTCCGCCGACGCCGTAGTGAGGCCAT
- the galE gene encoding UDP-glucose 4-epimerase GalE, which translates to MRLLVTGGAGYVGSVVAAQLVEAGHEVTVLDDLSTGHEDAVPEGARFVRAEIADAGDVLDGMDAVLHFAAKSLVGESVQKPGLYWDNNLGGTLALLEAMRDKGVDRIVFSSTAATYGEPERSPIEEDDPTRPTNPYGASKLAVDTALSAYARVRGLGAVSLRYFNVAGAYGRYRERHTIETHLIPNVLKVATGERASVSVFGTDYPTPDGTCVRDYIHVTDLSRAHLLALESITPGEHKIYNLGSGTGFSVQEVISVCREVTGHEIPAEVGERRAGDPAVLVASSAKIQRELGWKAERPALRDIVSDAWDALSGK; encoded by the coding sequence ATGAGACTGCTGGTCACCGGAGGAGCCGGATATGTCGGCAGCGTCGTCGCGGCGCAGCTCGTCGAGGCGGGACACGAGGTGACCGTGCTCGACGACCTGTCAACCGGACATGAGGACGCGGTGCCGGAGGGCGCCCGTTTCGTCCGGGCGGAGATCGCCGACGCAGGCGATGTGCTCGACGGCATGGACGCGGTGCTGCACTTCGCGGCCAAGTCGCTGGTGGGCGAGTCGGTGCAGAAGCCGGGGCTCTACTGGGACAACAACCTCGGCGGCACGCTGGCGCTGCTCGAGGCCATGCGGGACAAGGGCGTGGACAGGATCGTCTTCTCCTCGACCGCGGCCACGTACGGCGAGCCCGAGCGCTCCCCGATCGAGGAGGACGACCCGACGCGCCCGACCAACCCGTACGGCGCCTCCAAGCTGGCCGTGGACACCGCGTTGAGCGCGTACGCGCGCGTCCGCGGACTGGGCGCGGTGAGCCTGCGCTACTTCAACGTGGCCGGTGCCTACGGCCGCTACCGCGAGCGGCACACCATCGAGACCCACCTCATCCCGAACGTGCTGAAGGTCGCCACCGGCGAGCGCGCCTCGGTGAGCGTGTTCGGCACCGACTACCCGACGCCGGACGGGACCTGCGTGCGCGACTACATCCACGTGACCGACCTGTCGCGGGCGCACCTGCTGGCGCTGGAGTCGATCACGCCGGGCGAGCACAAGATCTACAACCTGGGCAGCGGCACCGGGTTCAGCGTGCAGGAGGTGATCTCGGTCTGCCGCGAGGTCACCGGCCACGAGATCCCTGCCGAGGTGGGCGAGCGCCGGGCCGGCGACCCCGCCGTGCTGGTGGCCTCGTCCGCGAAGATCCAGCGCGAGCTGGGCTGGAAGGCGGAGCGGCCGGCGCTGCGCGACATCGTCTCCGACGCATGGGACGCGCTTTCCGGCAAATGA
- a CDS encoding helix-turn-helix domain-containing protein, which translates to MTEISTGQMVRLQRERRGMSTTALATQAGCTPRHIELIEHGKRTPSLPLLREIAKVLGVRSAVLLGETPRDSHEPSRPQISDIERALFTCRSSAPDLEPPDAEQLSERVADARTSWFTSTRRYSILMAALPSLVTDAESLAAERTPRSCGVAADAYLLARGVLKHLQRVDLSHLAADRAMRFAEESEDPLMIAWAYWSLGQSMLSDDMHQIAYELGRRGIELIEPHVADGDQRHVKALGALHLLAAVGEARSGDDDRARERLRGPATQLAERVQDSADVYDLAFFGPANVAIHMAGIESDVGRPEDVLRIADDIDLRHTPSIERRATHLGHVARACEDVGDDAASLLHLLRIERESPEELDHKLLLREMVRSLARRARPSWAPEVRHLAERHGILN; encoded by the coding sequence ATGACCGAAATAAGCACCGGGCAGATGGTCAGACTCCAGCGCGAGCGGCGGGGCATGAGCACCACCGCGCTGGCGACCCAGGCCGGATGCACTCCCCGGCACATCGAGCTGATCGAGCACGGCAAGCGCACACCCTCACTGCCCCTCCTGCGGGAGATCGCCAAGGTGCTGGGCGTACGCAGCGCGGTGCTGTTAGGAGAAACCCCGCGCGACTCCCACGAGCCGAGCCGGCCGCAGATCAGCGACATCGAGCGCGCGTTGTTCACCTGCCGCTCGTCGGCGCCCGACCTCGAGCCGCCCGACGCCGAGCAGCTGTCGGAGCGGGTCGCGGACGCGCGCACCTCCTGGTTCACCTCGACGCGCCGCTACTCGATCCTGATGGCGGCGCTGCCGTCCCTGGTGACCGACGCCGAGAGCCTGGCGGCCGAGCGCACGCCGCGGTCCTGCGGAGTCGCGGCGGACGCGTACCTTCTGGCCAGGGGTGTGCTCAAGCACCTGCAGCGGGTGGACCTCTCGCATCTCGCGGCGGACCGGGCCATGCGCTTCGCGGAGGAGTCCGAGGACCCGCTGATGATCGCGTGGGCGTACTGGAGCCTCGGGCAGTCGATGTTGTCCGACGACATGCACCAGATCGCGTACGAGCTCGGGCGGCGCGGCATCGAGCTCATCGAGCCGCACGTCGCCGACGGCGATCAGCGCCACGTCAAGGCGCTCGGCGCGCTGCACCTGCTCGCCGCCGTCGGCGAGGCCCGCTCCGGCGACGACGACCGGGCCAGGGAACGGCTACGCGGGCCCGCGACGCAACTCGCCGAACGCGTGCAGGACTCGGCGGACGTCTACGATCTGGCCTTCTTCGGACCCGCCAACGTCGCCATCCACATGGCCGGCATCGAGAGCGACGTCGGCCGGCCCGAAGACGTGCTGCGCATCGCCGACGACATCGACCTGCGCCACACCCCGTCCATCGAGCGGCGAGCCACCCATCTCGGCCATGTCGCCCGCGCCTGCGAGGATGTGGGCGACGACGCGGCGAGCCTGCTGCACCTGCTGCGCATCGAGCGCGAAAGCCCTGAGGAGCTCGACCACAAGCTGCTGCTGAGGGAGATGGTCCGGTCGCTGGCGCGGCGGGCCCGGCCCTCGTGGGCGCCGGAGGTTCGCCATCTCGCCGAACGCCACGGCATCCTCAACTGA
- a CDS encoding serine/threonine-protein kinase — protein sequence MPQISPLMAGDPTHLGSFRLSGRVGEGGQGIVYLGVNDEGERAAIKLLHVKFTGDTIARSRFARELKAAQRVASFCTARVIEADLDGDTPYIASEYIDGRSLRDIVDTDGPLTGTALDRLAIGTATALTAIHHAHIVHRDFKPDNVLIAADGPRVVDFGIARIIDSTGTITSRAIGTPAYMAPEQIAGDDIGPYTDVFSWGATIAFAATGKAVFEGKSIATVLNRILNHEVDVGMMPEPLRSVVGSALAKAAVERPSADQILLRLLGQSTGVGASTAVLTRGVQVASDDTTPFMRVSAGSITDRGSASLVPSQTGPAAQEEAPVSGPGAVTGQGAVTGQRAVSMMPGGHGGGSAPPDARRAPNPATEPSGPPRRRRAKVWIAFGTALVLVAAAALALALNGWSPLAFQEEPEPEPTQEPTRSFASVADKVAQTGKIVIGVKGDLPGIGLQDGDDFQGFDIEIAKRIAAGLGATETQFVRVSRDDRSLGLAEGRMDLVVATFAVDKGPTEFAGPYYVAHRDVMVLAGSGIDALEDLENKRICAPNSPTVGDVQDRVKVKPVPAADMAICMDKLRSGEVDAIPGEDLILAGFANRENHRYKILGAKLSNERYAVGVRNGDAKTCKAVNGIIADLYSSGQLKQLIAKYFGKVDFKPELEQPAMETCR from the coding sequence ATGCCGCAGATCTCGCCGTTGATGGCCGGTGATCCCACTCACCTGGGGTCATTCCGGCTGTCCGGACGGGTCGGGGAGGGTGGTCAGGGCATCGTCTACCTGGGCGTCAACGACGAGGGCGAGCGCGCCGCCATCAAGTTGCTGCACGTGAAGTTCACCGGTGACACGATCGCGAGGTCGCGTTTCGCCAGGGAGTTGAAGGCGGCGCAGCGGGTGGCGTCGTTCTGCACGGCCAGGGTGATCGAGGCCGATCTCGACGGCGACACGCCGTACATCGCCAGTGAATATATCGACGGCCGGTCGCTCAGGGACATCGTCGATACCGACGGGCCGCTCACCGGCACGGCGCTCGACCGGCTTGCGATCGGCACCGCGACCGCGCTCACCGCCATCCACCACGCGCACATCGTGCACAGGGACTTCAAGCCCGACAATGTGCTGATCGCCGCCGACGGGCCGCGGGTGGTGGACTTCGGCATCGCCCGGATCATCGACTCCACGGGCACGATCACCAGCCGGGCCATCGGTACGCCCGCCTACATGGCGCCCGAGCAGATCGCCGGGGACGACATCGGTCCTTACACCGACGTGTTCTCCTGGGGCGCGACCATCGCGTTCGCGGCGACCGGGAAGGCCGTGTTCGAGGGCAAGTCCATCGCCACCGTGCTCAACCGCATTCTCAACCATGAGGTCGACGTCGGCATGATGCCGGAGCCGCTGCGCAGCGTGGTCGGCTCCGCGCTGGCCAAGGCGGCCGTGGAGCGGCCGTCGGCCGACCAGATCCTGCTGCGGCTGCTCGGGCAGTCGACCGGGGTGGGGGCGTCCACGGCCGTGCTGACCCGGGGCGTGCAGGTCGCCAGCGACGACACCACGCCGTTCATGAGGGTGTCGGCCGGATCGATCACCGACAGGGGCTCCGCTTCGCTGGTGCCGTCCCAGACCGGCCCTGCGGCTCAGGAAGAAGCACCCGTTTCAGGCCCGGGGGCCGTGACGGGACAGGGGGCCGTCACGGGGCAGAGGGCCGTGTCGATGATGCCCGGCGGGCACGGAGGCGGGTCCGCGCCACCGGACGCCAGGCGGGCGCCGAACCCGGCGACCGAGCCGTCAGGGCCGCCGCGGCGCCGCCGCGCCAAGGTGTGGATCGCCTTCGGCACCGCGCTTGTGCTGGTCGCCGCCGCGGCGCTCGCGCTGGCGCTCAACGGCTGGTCGCCGCTCGCGTTCCAGGAGGAGCCCGAGCCCGAACCGACCCAGGAGCCCACGCGCTCGTTCGCCTCGGTGGCGGACAAGGTCGCGCAGACCGGGAAGATCGTGATCGGCGTGAAGGGCGACCTGCCCGGCATCGGACTGCAGGACGGCGACGACTTCCAGGGCTTCGACATCGAGATCGCCAAACGCATCGCCGCGGGGTTAGGCGCCACGGAAACGCAGTTCGTCAGGGTCAGCCGGGACGACCGGTCGTTGGGGCTGGCCGAAGGCAGGATGGATCTCGTCGTCGCGACCTTCGCGGTCGACAAGGGCCCGACCGAGTTCGCGGGCCCCTACTACGTGGCGCACCGCGACGTCATGGTTCTGGCCGGCAGCGGCATCGACGCGCTCGAGGACCTCGAGAACAAGAGGATCTGCGCCCCCAACAGCCCGACCGTCGGCGACGTCCAGGACCGGGTGAAGGTCAAGCCCGTGCCCGCCGCCGACATGGCCATCTGCATGGACAAGCTCAGGAGCGGCGAGGTGGACGCGATCCCCGGCGAGGACCTCATCCTGGCCGGCTTCGCCAACCGGGAGAATCACCGCTACAAAATCCTCGGCGCCAAGCTGAGCAACGAGCGCTACGCCGTGGGCGTCAGGAACGGCGACGCGAAGACCTGCAAGGCGGTGAACGGCATCATCGCCGACCTCTACAGCAGCGGCCAGCTCAAGCAGCTCATCGCCAAGTATTTCGGCAAGGTTGACTTCAAACCGGAGCTGGAGCAACCCGCGATGGAAACCTGCCGATGA